The nucleotide window ATCGGTGAAAGCGCCCTTCCAAACTCTTGTTCAAAAAGACTGAACAATTTCCCCTCTTCTTCTTTTGAATTAGAACTACCTTCCTGGTTGTATAGTTTCTCAATAAGTGGTTGGAGAGAATACCACTCTTGGGTCACTTTGTTCTCATCTTCGAAATGGCTAATTGAAAGGCATCCCTGATTCTTTAACTTCCTTAATATATTTGAGACTTCGTTAGTATTTATGGTCATATTCTCTGCCAATTGATCGAATGATGGAAGTAGTTCATCCTGTTGCTGAAAAGAGAGAATCTGGATAATCACCATCATATCTGTTTCTGTTAAATCTAACGAGCTATAAGATTTGATAAGTTTCGTTGGAACATTCAATTGTTCAACTAACATTTGCTGATAAGAGAATGGTAAGCTCATTTTTAACT belongs to Halalkalibacillus sediminis and includes:
- a CDS encoding DnaD domain-containing protein encodes the protein MSLPFSYQQMLVEQLNVPTKLIKSYSSLDLTETDMMVIIQILSFQQQDELLPSFDQLAENMTINTNEVSNILRKLKNQGCLSISHFEDENKVTQEWYSLQPLIEKLYNQEGSSNSKEEEGKLFSLFEQEFGRALSPIEIETISHWLDEDRFNPSLIKTALRESVLMGKLNFRYIDRILNEWKKKGIRSVKDAKKSTNNHQANKQQEPVKKRDTSVYYNWLEE